From one Misgurnus anguillicaudatus chromosome 2, ASM2758022v2, whole genome shotgun sequence genomic stretch:
- the spmap2 gene encoding sperm microtubule associated protein 2 isoform X2 encodes MRFICPETAMTTRIDQLARPKPNLLKFPDRRSVYWLDELPAETKKTSTTGFELTPRLEQLAQSKQPSRYLEESRSQERVVSAAALKAHPSQRVCSLALPRLPAKGWQPDRPLLTTLSAAVKSARASPRICQLAQPKHVKMMSTNLSAESSVHTITVPTATPSARVLQLASPKQVHPQHVLARPVSWPIPKHVLKASASNRLHDLARPKTRQALFEGYDPYRVTPAARAATASPRLLELSLPLPRKCKG; translated from the exons ATGCGCTTCATCTGCCCAGAAACGGCCATGACCACACGTATAGATCAGCTCGCCCGGCCCAAACCCAACCTGCTTAAATTCCCAGACAG GCGCTCAGTATACTGGCTTGATGAACTACCAGCTGAAACAAAGAAAACCTCCACTACTGGGTTTG AACTGACTCCTCGCTTAGAGCAGCTTGCCCAGAGCAAACAACCAAGCCGTTATTTGGAGGAGAGCAG GTCACAAGAACGGGTGGTTAGTGCAGCAGCGTTGAAGGCACATCCTTCCCAAAGAGTCTGTTCGCTGGCATTGCCTCGTCTACCTGCTAAAGGCTGGCAGCCCGATCGGCCCCTCTTAACCACT TTAAGCGCTGCGGTTAAATCTGCCAGGGCGAGTCCGAGGATCTGTCAGCTGGCACAACCGAAGCACGTGAAGATGATGTCGACCAACTTAAGTGCTGAATCAAGTGTCCACACCATCACCGTTCCCACAGCGACACCTTCCGCACGTGTACTACAGCTGGCCT CCCCTAAACAGGTCCATCCACAGCACGTTCTCGCCCGGCCCGTATCTTGGCCGATTCCCAAACATGTTCTGAAAGCTTCAGCCAGTAACAGACTGCACGACCTGGCTCGGCCAAAGACCCGTCAGGCCCTGTTTGAGGGCTATGACCCTTACAGAGTCACCCCTGCTGCTCGGGCGGCCACTGCCTCTCCAAGATTACTGGAGCTTTCATTACCCTTACCACGGAAATGTAAAGGCTAA
- the spmap2 gene encoding sperm microtubule associated protein 2 isoform X1: MRFICPETAMTTRIDQLARPKPNLLKFPDRRSVYWLDELPAETKKTSTTGFELTPRLEQLAQSKQPSRYLEESRRSQERVVSAAALKAHPSQRVCSLALPRLPAKGWQPDRPLLTTLSAAVKSARASPRICQLAQPKHVKMMSTNLSAESSVHTITVPTATPSARVLQLASPKQVHPQHVLARPVSWPIPKHVLKASASNRLHDLARPKTRQALFEGYDPYRVTPAARAATASPRLLELSLPLPRKCKG, translated from the exons ATGCGCTTCATCTGCCCAGAAACGGCCATGACCACACGTATAGATCAGCTCGCCCGGCCCAAACCCAACCTGCTTAAATTCCCAGACAG GCGCTCAGTATACTGGCTTGATGAACTACCAGCTGAAACAAAGAAAACCTCCACTACTGGGTTTG AACTGACTCCTCGCTTAGAGCAGCTTGCCCAGAGCAAACAACCAAGCCGTTATTTGGAGGAGAGCAG AAGGTCACAAGAACGGGTGGTTAGTGCAGCAGCGTTGAAGGCACATCCTTCCCAAAGAGTCTGTTCGCTGGCATTGCCTCGTCTACCTGCTAAAGGCTGGCAGCCCGATCGGCCCCTCTTAACCACT TTAAGCGCTGCGGTTAAATCTGCCAGGGCGAGTCCGAGGATCTGTCAGCTGGCACAACCGAAGCACGTGAAGATGATGTCGACCAACTTAAGTGCTGAATCAAGTGTCCACACCATCACCGTTCCCACAGCGACACCTTCCGCACGTGTACTACAGCTGGCCT CCCCTAAACAGGTCCATCCACAGCACGTTCTCGCCCGGCCCGTATCTTGGCCGATTCCCAAACATGTTCTGAAAGCTTCAGCCAGTAACAGACTGCACGACCTGGCTCGGCCAAAGACCCGTCAGGCCCTGTTTGAGGGCTATGACCCTTACAGAGTCACCCCTGCTGCTCGGGCGGCCACTGCCTCTCCAAGATTACTGGAGCTTTCATTACCCTTACCACGGAAATGTAAAGGCTAA